In the Brassica napus cultivar Da-Ae chromosome A7, Da-Ae, whole genome shotgun sequence genome, one interval contains:
- the LOC106354613 gene encoding DNA topoisomerase 2-binding protein 1-A isoform X3: MKTATQLFKGANVFMSRNLVPPEVFDTLLDTFKLNGAEIFLCCDPSRNGPSDFHVIASPQHEKFEDLKAKGCNLIGPQCALSCAKEGRPLPQGGFTCCLAMDGLKVLASGFLIDEKVKIEKLVTSMGGVLVSRTSSDVNFVIVKNVLAAKYKWALYVQKKPVVALSWLHQCWNEHRVVPQEPYKIPPFSGLRICVTKIPADHRKGMEKLISENGGRYSGELTKACTHLIADAAEGDKYKVARKWGHIQIVTRKWFEQSIARKVCLNEELYPVLGSISSSRGVRGLGNHDNQEKFPECPVSLSHSTAVAEDSCASYAQSRESDIEPCASQNRLSTSMNPSSHVKEPSKDPTTEPQEQNIDGCTAKDSVTEDNDLYLSDCKIFLLGFEASEMRRLVKLVRRGGGSRYMMLSERMTHIVVGTPSERILIYSEKKEARSVAASGVVHVVTPNWLEDCDREKKEIPVHKVYTAHNLILPRDSECLSKGSRAGMPGMEKGKTFPQTMAYDSPSRSISISDEAATLRGKNKEAVLDVGRKDEIHVERKIVSPKKKETLSSVTTIKSNEQKIQCESSGQSKQERKSSVFKGKIFCFSDSFPQNTRPEIVEWVNQGGGEVVNDSFMKNTDFTIECHGMFRSAAGTTQTTYVSSHWVRSCLEDGCLFDISSHILYSPLPCQTPLPGFESLRFCVSHYEEKERLLLKNLCFVLGAKFVIRQTKKVTHLLCKFAHGPKYDAASKWGIVPVTSDWVYECVKQNQVVCPDNYHPKEMSTQDREAGIGLASQFHTQSVPVASRETESLLGSHSEDRVKSQSFAGKNGCGKSEVNNRLGETGREQSFPSKKAKLLRDGQENDAFPMDESSSNFARPLKSGDGIGFGNNVASGRVVPDVADTIEDLLEQTSKIQDQNSPGSGRISEKNLFSASEQYNSGNHSVTGLSRHWINRVQENDDAGNPRGDVTPGTYGNFSETQTESQVVGYEEDLSGRQMLIDRVRTRSSLT; the protein is encoded by the exons ATGAAGACGGCGACGCAACTGTTCAAAGGGGCAAACGTGTTCATGTCTCGGAACCTGGTGCCACCTGAAGTCTTCGACACACTTCTCGACACCTTCAAGCTTAACGGCGCCGAAATCTTCCTCTGCTGCGATCCCTCCCGCAACGGCCCCTCCGACTTCCACGTCATCGCTTCTCCCCAGCAC GAGAAGTTCGAGGATCTTAAAGCTAAGGGTTGTAACTTGATAG GTCCGCAATGTGCTCTCTCCTGCGCGAAAGAGGGTAGACCCCTGCCACAAGGGGGATTCACTTGTTGTTTAGCCATGGATGGTCTTAAGGTTCTTGCTTCTGGTTTTCTGATAGATGAAaag GTCAAGATCGAGAAGCTAGTTACTTCCATGGGGGGAGTTTTGGTTTCCAGAACTTCTTCAGATGTCAACTTCGTCATTGTGAAGAATGTCTTGGCTGCTAAGTACAAG TGGGCCCTGTATGTTCAGAAGAAACCAGTTGTTGCACTGAGTTGGTTACATCAGTGTTGGAATGAGCACCGTGTGGTTCCGCAGGAACCATATAAGATTCCTCCTTTTTCTGGATTGAGGATCTGTGTCACAAAAATTCCAGCAG ACCACCGTAAGGGAATGGAGAAGCTTATTTCAGAAAATGGAGGGAGGTACTCTGGGGAGCTAACAAAGGCGTGTACACATCTGATCGCTGAT GCTGCTGAAGGTGACAAATACAAAGTTGCTCGGAAATGGGGTCACATTCAAATTGTTACGCGGAAATGGTTTGAGCAGTCCATTGCTAGAAAAG TTTGTCTCAATGAAGAGCTGTATCCTGTTCTGGGTTCCATATCCTCGAGTAGAGGGGTGAGAGGCTTAGGAAACCATGATAATCAAGAAAAATTTCCTGAATGTCCAGTGTCACTGTCGCATTCGACTGCGGTCGCGGAAGACTCATGTGCTTCTTATGCTCAGTCTAGAGAGTCAGATATAGAACCATGTGCCTCACAAAATCGTCTTTCCACATCTATGAATCCCAGTAGCCATGTTAAAGAACCAAGTAAAGACCCAACTACAGAGCCGCAAGAGCAAAATATTGATGGTTGTACCGCCAAGGATTCAGTAACTGAAGACAATGACCTGTACTTGTCAGATTGTAAAATTTTCTTGCTTGGTTTTGAAGCTTCTGAAATGCGTAGGCTTGTTAAGTTGGTCCGAAGAGGTGGTGGATCACGGTATATGATGCTTAGCGAAAGAATGACGCATATTGTTGTTGGAACTCCTTCTGAGAG AATACTCATTTACAGTGAGAAAAAGGAGGCTAGAAGTGTTGCAGCTTCTGGTGTCGTTCATGTAGTTACACCCAATTGGCTTGAAGATTGTGATCGtgagaaaaaagaaattcccGTTCATAAAGTATATACTGCTCACAACCTTATTCTTCCAAGAG ATTCTGAATGCTTGTCGAAAGGATCTCGTGCAGGAATGCCGGGTATGGAAAAGGGTAAAACTTTTCCTCAGACCATGGCATATGATTCCCCTTCAAGGAGTATCAGTATCTCAGATGAAGCAGCAACTTTGCGGGGAAAGAATAAAGAAGCAGTGCTGGACGTTGGCAGGAAAGATGAGATTCACGTGGAAAGAAAAATAGTATCAcccaagaaaaaagaaacacttAGTTCCGTTACAACTATTAAAAGCAACGAACAGAAAATTCAATGTGAATCCAGTGGTCAGAGCAAGCAAGAAAGAAAGTCATCAGTATTTAAGGGGAAGATATTTTGTTTCTCAGATTCGTTTCCTCAAAATACG CGACCCGAAATCGTGGAATGGGTGAATCAAGGAGGGGGAGAGGTGGTAAATGATTCTTTTATGAAGAACACAGATTTTACTATTGAATGCCATGGTATGTTCAGGAGTGCTGCTGGGACTACCCAAACTACTTATGTCTCGAGTCACTGGGTTCGATCTTGTTTAGAG GATGGTTGTTTATTTGATATTAGTAGCCATATCCTCTATTCGCCTCTTCCCTGCCAGACTCCTTTGCCTGGATTTGAAAGCCTTCGCTTTTGTGTATCCCATTATGAAGAGAAGGAAAGATTACTCCTTAAGAATTTATGTTTTGTTCTTGGAGCAAAATTTGTGATAAGACAAACCAAGAAAGTGACTCACTTGCTATGCAAATTTGCTCACGGACCTAAGTATGACGCAGCTTCCAAGTGGGGAATAGTTCCCGTGACATCTGACTGGGTGTATGAATGTGTTAAACAG AATCAAGTTGTTTGTCCAGATAACTATCATCCAAAGGAAATGAGCACTCAAGACCGGGAAGCAGGGATCGGCTTGGCAAGTCAATTTCATACACAGTCTGTGCCAGTGGCGTCAAGGGAGACTGAGTCTCTGCTTGGAAGCCACTCTGAAGATAGGGTAAAATCTCAAAGTTTTGCTGGGAAAAATGGCTGCGGTAAAAGTGAGGTAAACAACAGACTTGGAGAAACTGGAAGGGAACAGAGTTTTCCGTCTAAGAAGGCAAAACTTTTGCGAGATGGTCAAGAAAATGATGCGTTTCCTATGGATGAAAGTTCAAGTAACTTTGCTCGCCCTTTAAAATCTGGAGATGGCATTGGTTTTGGAAATAACGTAGCAAGTGGTCGTGTAGTTCCAGATGTGGCTGATACTATTGAGGATCTGTTGGAGCAGACAAGTAAA ATTCAAGATCAGAACTCTCCTGGGAGTGGAAGGATTTCAGAGAAAAAT CTTTTTTCAGCTAGTGAACAATACAACAGCGGGAATCATTCTGTGACTGGCCTGTCTAGACACTGGATAAACAG GGTCCAGGAGAATGACGATGCAGGCAATCCTCGAGGAGATGTAACTCCAGGCACTTACGGAAACTTTAGTGAGACGCAGACAGAGTCTCAG GTTGTTGGTTACGAGGAAGATCTTTCAGGAAGGCAGATGCTTATCGATAGAGTTAGAACACGAAGCAGCTTAACATAA
- the LOC106354613 gene encoding DNA topoisomerase 2-binding protein 1-A isoform X2: MKTATQLFKGANVFMSRNLVPPEVFDTLLDTFKLNGAEIFLCCDPSRNGPSDFHVIASPQHEKFEDLKAKGCNLIGPQCALSCAKEGRPLPQGGFTCCLAMDGLKVLASGFLIDEKVKIEKLVTSMGGVLVSRTSSDVNFVIVKNVLAAKYKWALYVQKKPVVALSWLHQCWNEHRVVPQEPYKIPPFSGLRICVTKIPADHRKGMEKLISENGGRYSGELTKACTHLIADAAEGDKYKVARKWGHIQIVTRKWFEQSIARKVCLNEELYPVLGSISSSRGVRGLGNHDNQEKFPECPVSLSHSTAVAEDSCASYAQSRESDIEPCASQNRLSTSMNPSSHVKEPSKDPTTEPQEQNIDGCTAKDSVTEDNDLYLSDCKIFLLGFEASEMRRLVKLVRRGGGSRYMMLSERMTHIVVGTPSESEKKEARSVAASGVVHVVTPNWLEDCDREKKEIPVHKVYTAHNLILPRDSECLSKGSRAGMPGMEKGKTFPQTMAYDSPSRSISISDEAATLRGKNKEAVLDVGRKDEIHVERKIVSPKKKETLSSVTTIKSNEQKIQCESSGQSKQERKSSVFKGKIFCFSDSFPQNTRPEIVEWVNQGGGEVVNDSFMKNTDFTIECHGMFRSAAGTTQTTYVSSHWVRSCLEDGCLFDISSHILYSPLPCQTPLPGFESLRFCVSHYEEKERLLLKNLCFVLGAKFVIRQTKKVTHLLCKFAHGPKYDAASKWGIVPVTSDWVYECVKQNQVVCPDNYHPKEMSTQDREAGIGLASQFHTQSVPVASRETESLLGSHSEDRVKSQSFAGKNGCGKSEVNNRLGETGREQSFPSKKAKLLRDGQENDAFPMDESSSNFARPLKSGDGIGFGNNVASGRVVPDVADTIEDLLEQTSKIQDQNSPGSGRISEKNVSLFVCSLNLLIFGIVRLLNDMIQQLFSASEQYNSGNHSVTGLSRHWINRVQENDDAGNPRGDVTPGTYGNFSETQTESQVVGYEEDLSGRQMLIDRVRTRSSLT, encoded by the exons ATGAAGACGGCGACGCAACTGTTCAAAGGGGCAAACGTGTTCATGTCTCGGAACCTGGTGCCACCTGAAGTCTTCGACACACTTCTCGACACCTTCAAGCTTAACGGCGCCGAAATCTTCCTCTGCTGCGATCCCTCCCGCAACGGCCCCTCCGACTTCCACGTCATCGCTTCTCCCCAGCAC GAGAAGTTCGAGGATCTTAAAGCTAAGGGTTGTAACTTGATAG GTCCGCAATGTGCTCTCTCCTGCGCGAAAGAGGGTAGACCCCTGCCACAAGGGGGATTCACTTGTTGTTTAGCCATGGATGGTCTTAAGGTTCTTGCTTCTGGTTTTCTGATAGATGAAaag GTCAAGATCGAGAAGCTAGTTACTTCCATGGGGGGAGTTTTGGTTTCCAGAACTTCTTCAGATGTCAACTTCGTCATTGTGAAGAATGTCTTGGCTGCTAAGTACAAG TGGGCCCTGTATGTTCAGAAGAAACCAGTTGTTGCACTGAGTTGGTTACATCAGTGTTGGAATGAGCACCGTGTGGTTCCGCAGGAACCATATAAGATTCCTCCTTTTTCTGGATTGAGGATCTGTGTCACAAAAATTCCAGCAG ACCACCGTAAGGGAATGGAGAAGCTTATTTCAGAAAATGGAGGGAGGTACTCTGGGGAGCTAACAAAGGCGTGTACACATCTGATCGCTGAT GCTGCTGAAGGTGACAAATACAAAGTTGCTCGGAAATGGGGTCACATTCAAATTGTTACGCGGAAATGGTTTGAGCAGTCCATTGCTAGAAAAG TTTGTCTCAATGAAGAGCTGTATCCTGTTCTGGGTTCCATATCCTCGAGTAGAGGGGTGAGAGGCTTAGGAAACCATGATAATCAAGAAAAATTTCCTGAATGTCCAGTGTCACTGTCGCATTCGACTGCGGTCGCGGAAGACTCATGTGCTTCTTATGCTCAGTCTAGAGAGTCAGATATAGAACCATGTGCCTCACAAAATCGTCTTTCCACATCTATGAATCCCAGTAGCCATGTTAAAGAACCAAGTAAAGACCCAACTACAGAGCCGCAAGAGCAAAATATTGATGGTTGTACCGCCAAGGATTCAGTAACTGAAGACAATGACCTGTACTTGTCAGATTGTAAAATTTTCTTGCTTGGTTTTGAAGCTTCTGAAATGCGTAGGCTTGTTAAGTTGGTCCGAAGAGGTGGTGGATCACGGTATATGATGCTTAGCGAAAGAATGACGCATATTGTTGTTGGAACTCCTTCTGAGAG TGAGAAAAAGGAGGCTAGAAGTGTTGCAGCTTCTGGTGTCGTTCATGTAGTTACACCCAATTGGCTTGAAGATTGTGATCGtgagaaaaaagaaattcccGTTCATAAAGTATATACTGCTCACAACCTTATTCTTCCAAGAG ATTCTGAATGCTTGTCGAAAGGATCTCGTGCAGGAATGCCGGGTATGGAAAAGGGTAAAACTTTTCCTCAGACCATGGCATATGATTCCCCTTCAAGGAGTATCAGTATCTCAGATGAAGCAGCAACTTTGCGGGGAAAGAATAAAGAAGCAGTGCTGGACGTTGGCAGGAAAGATGAGATTCACGTGGAAAGAAAAATAGTATCAcccaagaaaaaagaaacacttAGTTCCGTTACAACTATTAAAAGCAACGAACAGAAAATTCAATGTGAATCCAGTGGTCAGAGCAAGCAAGAAAGAAAGTCATCAGTATTTAAGGGGAAGATATTTTGTTTCTCAGATTCGTTTCCTCAAAATACG CGACCCGAAATCGTGGAATGGGTGAATCAAGGAGGGGGAGAGGTGGTAAATGATTCTTTTATGAAGAACACAGATTTTACTATTGAATGCCATGGTATGTTCAGGAGTGCTGCTGGGACTACCCAAACTACTTATGTCTCGAGTCACTGGGTTCGATCTTGTTTAGAG GATGGTTGTTTATTTGATATTAGTAGCCATATCCTCTATTCGCCTCTTCCCTGCCAGACTCCTTTGCCTGGATTTGAAAGCCTTCGCTTTTGTGTATCCCATTATGAAGAGAAGGAAAGATTACTCCTTAAGAATTTATGTTTTGTTCTTGGAGCAAAATTTGTGATAAGACAAACCAAGAAAGTGACTCACTTGCTATGCAAATTTGCTCACGGACCTAAGTATGACGCAGCTTCCAAGTGGGGAATAGTTCCCGTGACATCTGACTGGGTGTATGAATGTGTTAAACAG AATCAAGTTGTTTGTCCAGATAACTATCATCCAAAGGAAATGAGCACTCAAGACCGGGAAGCAGGGATCGGCTTGGCAAGTCAATTTCATACACAGTCTGTGCCAGTGGCGTCAAGGGAGACTGAGTCTCTGCTTGGAAGCCACTCTGAAGATAGGGTAAAATCTCAAAGTTTTGCTGGGAAAAATGGCTGCGGTAAAAGTGAGGTAAACAACAGACTTGGAGAAACTGGAAGGGAACAGAGTTTTCCGTCTAAGAAGGCAAAACTTTTGCGAGATGGTCAAGAAAATGATGCGTTTCCTATGGATGAAAGTTCAAGTAACTTTGCTCGCCCTTTAAAATCTGGAGATGGCATTGGTTTTGGAAATAACGTAGCAAGTGGTCGTGTAGTTCCAGATGTGGCTGATACTATTGAGGATCTGTTGGAGCAGACAAGTAAA ATTCAAGATCAGAACTCTCCTGGGAGTGGAAGGATTTCAGAGAAAAATGTATCCTTATTTGTGTGCTCAttgaatttattaatatttggaATAGTTCGACTCCTTAATGATATGATACAACAGCTTTTTTCAGCTAGTGAACAATACAACAGCGGGAATCATTCTGTGACTGGCCTGTCTAGACACTGGATAAACAG GGTCCAGGAGAATGACGATGCAGGCAATCCTCGAGGAGATGTAACTCCAGGCACTTACGGAAACTTTAGTGAGACGCAGACAGAGTCTCAG GTTGTTGGTTACGAGGAAGATCTTTCAGGAAGGCAGATGCTTATCGATAGAGTTAGAACACGAAGCAGCTTAACATAA
- the LOC106354613 gene encoding DNA topoisomerase 2-binding protein 1-A isoform X1: MKTATQLFKGANVFMSRNLVPPEVFDTLLDTFKLNGAEIFLCCDPSRNGPSDFHVIASPQHEKFEDLKAKGCNLIGPQCALSCAKEGRPLPQGGFTCCLAMDGLKVLASGFLIDEKVKIEKLVTSMGGVLVSRTSSDVNFVIVKNVLAAKYKWALYVQKKPVVALSWLHQCWNEHRVVPQEPYKIPPFSGLRICVTKIPADHRKGMEKLISENGGRYSGELTKACTHLIADAAEGDKYKVARKWGHIQIVTRKWFEQSIARKVCLNEELYPVLGSISSSRGVRGLGNHDNQEKFPECPVSLSHSTAVAEDSCASYAQSRESDIEPCASQNRLSTSMNPSSHVKEPSKDPTTEPQEQNIDGCTAKDSVTEDNDLYLSDCKIFLLGFEASEMRRLVKLVRRGGGSRYMMLSERMTHIVVGTPSERILIYSEKKEARSVAASGVVHVVTPNWLEDCDREKKEIPVHKVYTAHNLILPRDSECLSKGSRAGMPGMEKGKTFPQTMAYDSPSRSISISDEAATLRGKNKEAVLDVGRKDEIHVERKIVSPKKKETLSSVTTIKSNEQKIQCESSGQSKQERKSSVFKGKIFCFSDSFPQNTRPEIVEWVNQGGGEVVNDSFMKNTDFTIECHGMFRSAAGTTQTTYVSSHWVRSCLEDGCLFDISSHILYSPLPCQTPLPGFESLRFCVSHYEEKERLLLKNLCFVLGAKFVIRQTKKVTHLLCKFAHGPKYDAASKWGIVPVTSDWVYECVKQNQVVCPDNYHPKEMSTQDREAGIGLASQFHTQSVPVASRETESLLGSHSEDRVKSQSFAGKNGCGKSEVNNRLGETGREQSFPSKKAKLLRDGQENDAFPMDESSSNFARPLKSGDGIGFGNNVASGRVVPDVADTIEDLLEQTSKIQDQNSPGSGRISEKNVSLFVCSLNLLIFGIVRLLNDMIQQLFSASEQYNSGNHSVTGLSRHWINRVQENDDAGNPRGDVTPGTYGNFSETQTESQVVGYEEDLSGRQMLIDRVRTRSSLT, from the exons ATGAAGACGGCGACGCAACTGTTCAAAGGGGCAAACGTGTTCATGTCTCGGAACCTGGTGCCACCTGAAGTCTTCGACACACTTCTCGACACCTTCAAGCTTAACGGCGCCGAAATCTTCCTCTGCTGCGATCCCTCCCGCAACGGCCCCTCCGACTTCCACGTCATCGCTTCTCCCCAGCAC GAGAAGTTCGAGGATCTTAAAGCTAAGGGTTGTAACTTGATAG GTCCGCAATGTGCTCTCTCCTGCGCGAAAGAGGGTAGACCCCTGCCACAAGGGGGATTCACTTGTTGTTTAGCCATGGATGGTCTTAAGGTTCTTGCTTCTGGTTTTCTGATAGATGAAaag GTCAAGATCGAGAAGCTAGTTACTTCCATGGGGGGAGTTTTGGTTTCCAGAACTTCTTCAGATGTCAACTTCGTCATTGTGAAGAATGTCTTGGCTGCTAAGTACAAG TGGGCCCTGTATGTTCAGAAGAAACCAGTTGTTGCACTGAGTTGGTTACATCAGTGTTGGAATGAGCACCGTGTGGTTCCGCAGGAACCATATAAGATTCCTCCTTTTTCTGGATTGAGGATCTGTGTCACAAAAATTCCAGCAG ACCACCGTAAGGGAATGGAGAAGCTTATTTCAGAAAATGGAGGGAGGTACTCTGGGGAGCTAACAAAGGCGTGTACACATCTGATCGCTGAT GCTGCTGAAGGTGACAAATACAAAGTTGCTCGGAAATGGGGTCACATTCAAATTGTTACGCGGAAATGGTTTGAGCAGTCCATTGCTAGAAAAG TTTGTCTCAATGAAGAGCTGTATCCTGTTCTGGGTTCCATATCCTCGAGTAGAGGGGTGAGAGGCTTAGGAAACCATGATAATCAAGAAAAATTTCCTGAATGTCCAGTGTCACTGTCGCATTCGACTGCGGTCGCGGAAGACTCATGTGCTTCTTATGCTCAGTCTAGAGAGTCAGATATAGAACCATGTGCCTCACAAAATCGTCTTTCCACATCTATGAATCCCAGTAGCCATGTTAAAGAACCAAGTAAAGACCCAACTACAGAGCCGCAAGAGCAAAATATTGATGGTTGTACCGCCAAGGATTCAGTAACTGAAGACAATGACCTGTACTTGTCAGATTGTAAAATTTTCTTGCTTGGTTTTGAAGCTTCTGAAATGCGTAGGCTTGTTAAGTTGGTCCGAAGAGGTGGTGGATCACGGTATATGATGCTTAGCGAAAGAATGACGCATATTGTTGTTGGAACTCCTTCTGAGAG AATACTCATTTACAGTGAGAAAAAGGAGGCTAGAAGTGTTGCAGCTTCTGGTGTCGTTCATGTAGTTACACCCAATTGGCTTGAAGATTGTGATCGtgagaaaaaagaaattcccGTTCATAAAGTATATACTGCTCACAACCTTATTCTTCCAAGAG ATTCTGAATGCTTGTCGAAAGGATCTCGTGCAGGAATGCCGGGTATGGAAAAGGGTAAAACTTTTCCTCAGACCATGGCATATGATTCCCCTTCAAGGAGTATCAGTATCTCAGATGAAGCAGCAACTTTGCGGGGAAAGAATAAAGAAGCAGTGCTGGACGTTGGCAGGAAAGATGAGATTCACGTGGAAAGAAAAATAGTATCAcccaagaaaaaagaaacacttAGTTCCGTTACAACTATTAAAAGCAACGAACAGAAAATTCAATGTGAATCCAGTGGTCAGAGCAAGCAAGAAAGAAAGTCATCAGTATTTAAGGGGAAGATATTTTGTTTCTCAGATTCGTTTCCTCAAAATACG CGACCCGAAATCGTGGAATGGGTGAATCAAGGAGGGGGAGAGGTGGTAAATGATTCTTTTATGAAGAACACAGATTTTACTATTGAATGCCATGGTATGTTCAGGAGTGCTGCTGGGACTACCCAAACTACTTATGTCTCGAGTCACTGGGTTCGATCTTGTTTAGAG GATGGTTGTTTATTTGATATTAGTAGCCATATCCTCTATTCGCCTCTTCCCTGCCAGACTCCTTTGCCTGGATTTGAAAGCCTTCGCTTTTGTGTATCCCATTATGAAGAGAAGGAAAGATTACTCCTTAAGAATTTATGTTTTGTTCTTGGAGCAAAATTTGTGATAAGACAAACCAAGAAAGTGACTCACTTGCTATGCAAATTTGCTCACGGACCTAAGTATGACGCAGCTTCCAAGTGGGGAATAGTTCCCGTGACATCTGACTGGGTGTATGAATGTGTTAAACAG AATCAAGTTGTTTGTCCAGATAACTATCATCCAAAGGAAATGAGCACTCAAGACCGGGAAGCAGGGATCGGCTTGGCAAGTCAATTTCATACACAGTCTGTGCCAGTGGCGTCAAGGGAGACTGAGTCTCTGCTTGGAAGCCACTCTGAAGATAGGGTAAAATCTCAAAGTTTTGCTGGGAAAAATGGCTGCGGTAAAAGTGAGGTAAACAACAGACTTGGAGAAACTGGAAGGGAACAGAGTTTTCCGTCTAAGAAGGCAAAACTTTTGCGAGATGGTCAAGAAAATGATGCGTTTCCTATGGATGAAAGTTCAAGTAACTTTGCTCGCCCTTTAAAATCTGGAGATGGCATTGGTTTTGGAAATAACGTAGCAAGTGGTCGTGTAGTTCCAGATGTGGCTGATACTATTGAGGATCTGTTGGAGCAGACAAGTAAA ATTCAAGATCAGAACTCTCCTGGGAGTGGAAGGATTTCAGAGAAAAATGTATCCTTATTTGTGTGCTCAttgaatttattaatatttggaATAGTTCGACTCCTTAATGATATGATACAACAGCTTTTTTCAGCTAGTGAACAATACAACAGCGGGAATCATTCTGTGACTGGCCTGTCTAGACACTGGATAAACAG GGTCCAGGAGAATGACGATGCAGGCAATCCTCGAGGAGATGTAACTCCAGGCACTTACGGAAACTTTAGTGAGACGCAGACAGAGTCTCAG GTTGTTGGTTACGAGGAAGATCTTTCAGGAAGGCAGATGCTTATCGATAGAGTTAGAACACGAAGCAGCTTAACATAA